cagccgagaggagacgtaTTTCTCGCACATCCGTCCAGAGGTCGGCAGTGAGCCAGATGGACTGTGTGTGCAGCCTGGTGTGTGCAGAAATCCTCAGTTGCCTGCCGCTGCTTACATGACCGCCGACTCGGCGGCCGGAGACAAAAAGTACAGATCCtggcggagagacgctgccCCTTTCTGGGAGtggagtgcatgcacaccacAGAAACCGAGGCAAAATCTTCCATGTTTTCTGCAGGGGGACCGtggtttcctttttttccagtGTGCATGACGGGAAACTACAGCGACGGGtagcagaaaaaaagcgtACGCTGAGGGCGAGCAGACGGCGTTTGTAAGCCAGAGGGTGGCGCAGATACGCGTGGAAGGGCTTTCAGCTGGTCCAAATCGACGCCATTCGACGCCCGACAAATCCCATACACATCCAACTGCGGCGGCTccgggcgaggaaggcacgTTTGCAGTAGGAACTCTCCTTCCGACGGAGGGTCAACACGGCCGGGAAGGAGGGTGCGTGCTGCGTAATCCCCTGCGCCTCCCTTTTGATTTAACGCCACCACAACGGCAACGTCCCTAGTCGGGGTGAAAGGACGAAGCGGTAGAGACAAATGTTCCCCTTATGTCATCCAATATTGTACAGCACAAAGCGTACTCAAGTATGCCTGGATGATATGTTGTGCTATAGACAAAAAGCACAGACAGTGAGATGACTGATTGTCCCAAGGTACCTGGGAGTTCACCAACACTGACAGAGCGCACTGGCATCGTCGGTCATGTATCAGAACAGCAGAGGATTTCTCCATCTTGATGCTAGCAAGCTTCTCTCTATATAGAATGGTCAAACACAAAACGTGTGTAACCGTTTGGAAGCTCCTTTAtcccctctccctctacCTGAAGACATGGTGACACAGCCGCCACCTGGGGGCCACGGAGCATTCTGCGATTAGGAAATCCGCCGCGGATCCCGTGtacttccttctcttgctgCCTCTTTCCTGAAAACAGAAACTCTTTCTTGGCGAGTAGTTCTCTTAAGCACCTTTCGCGTCTCATGTTGGCACTTTTGCGGCTGTGAACACTCAACTACCCCATCTCTCAAGAACAAAATCCTTTGGCGGCTGCTGCAAAGGCTGCAAAAAGGTCAAGCGACATTTTTGTTTAATTTTTCCGTGGTAGTCTCTGTTGCGGGGACAAGAGCAAACCACCTTCGCTTGCCCAGGGTGTGCCCTGTAGGCTGCTGAGAATTTACGTCTTCCAGCAGCAGGAAGTTTGTGTTGTGATCATTGATCACGGAGCCTGGTCAACGAATGCACATTGGGGCGGTAGGATCCTTAACATGCGTGCACGATATAATGACACCCGGAGCAACTTGGAAAACGTTTTGTAGAAGTCCTGATTCCTTAACACCGATCGTCTTGCGTAGGGACGCGATAAACGTTGTGCGAGTGACGGTACTGAAATGGCTTATTGGCGGTTTCCGTTGCAAACGCTGAAATCGTTGTTTGTCAGCACTTGGGTACGGAAAAAATCTTGGACGTGGTTTCGATAGCACCCACTTTCAACCTTTGGAAGTTCCCCCCCGATGCCGCATCCGGATCCTCCTGTccgacggcggcgaagaggactTTGTATGTGCTCCAGTGCTCTGCTGTTCTTTATTGCCAGCATTCTCTCTGTTGGCCCACACTGCCTACGTGAAATGATGTATCGGGTGCACAACGTACCATTTCTATGTCAATGCAAGATGCAGTAGAGGTGCGAACCATCGACACTAGTTCCGGCTCTGCATTTCAGCACATGCGCCCGCGCCACGACGAAAAACAATCTGCAGGTCCCAGAAAGGTGATTGGAACTTAAGGACTAAAACCTAGCTACCCGGCAACTTTGGACTGTCGTGGACCTTAGAAAAGAACCATTTCTCTGCTCATATCCAAATTTCGTCGCACTGCTTCGGAGAAACCCTGATATACGGGAAACaggctgtttctctcgagaCACCTCATTGGATCATGCCGGTTGTAGCCGTTCTCTCGAAGCTACCGCGGATCACTAGAACTTTTGGAGAAGGTCCAGCCTTGCGAAAAAGGTTACAGCGAGCGCAAGGATTAGTGAATGCGTGTTCGGTGGGTGCCACCGGCATAAATAAACCATACACTAGTGGTTCGAGAGGCGACAAGAAGCTTCGTACCCGTTCTGTGATTCCCTTCTCCGCGCCGTGCCACGAATAACCTACTGACGCTGTCAGCCTCTGGCTGCTGCGTAAGAACGTGGATACAAAACCAACTATTTCTGGAGTTCTTTCGGACTCATTTGAGGCAGCCTCACAgtgcttctctgctctcgctcGGCAGACAAACCTTAAAAAGCTAGAAAGGTTAGCGTACAACCAGACTGCGTGACGAAGGAGGCGTGCCCGGCCCTGTGTCTCACACTTAGGCTATGCCAAAAAATCTACTCAGGGAGAACCATTGCAACAAAAGGAGTTATGTACTCGACCACAGGTTCTCGGGACTAGGAAACGCATGGAGAACTCACATCAAATACACATGCCACACTAGGTGTGTACAGTGTACACTTCTACATGCGAAGGTACGCTTCGCGGACCGCGTCAAGTAGCACAGGTTGTGCCTCTACGACAGTGTGCTCGCCGTCCATTTCCGGTAACAACAAAAACGTGGCACTACTCCAAGACAGTTGGCTTTCCAGATCGTCTTTTATCCGTCTGATGCCTTTATCTCCTAGTTCGTTGAGGAGTCCGAGAGAATTCGCTGAGAGGGCTCCTCAACCCGCGCGCTggccctctctttcttcgctgcctgcTTCTGAGTCAGGAGCTTGTAACTCAACTTTGCGCTCACGTTAAACACGCGTGGACCGGGAGGTCTCGAATATTCCACGGTTTCGGCGTTTCGTCCAAAAGTGACCGCCGGCAGCGCATCTGCGCGATGGGGCGGAAGGCCGGCTCCAGCGGGATGTTGATACACCGGGAAATACGGAGTATGTGGAGTGGCGTAACACTGAGGTAACCCTGGAGGGAGTGCTGAGTCAGGTGCTCCGAACGCGCCCAACGGAGGCATGACAGTGTCCCGTGCCGTGGCGGCAGAGAGATTCGCCGTGGAAGCGTAAATTGCTGCAAACACAACGGGAACGGCGCCAGTCGAATCTCGACAGGTTGTGCAAGGTGGAATCAAGAACATCAAGAACCAGATTAGGCTGATGACGCGGCCCACACTCGAATTGGCTAAAGATGAAGCTCGCCCGTGCAAGATTCCTGCCGCCGTCGTTCAAGAAACCTCTCTGAGTATCAAGTAAACGCTTCACGAACCCGATGTCTCCCCCATGTGGGTGTCTCGCGTGGTCCTCCCGCTAGGATTCCTGCTcccagaagaagggaacaggATAGCCTTAGTAATTCCTATATATGTTATTTCCCCGCCCACAGTCCCGCTGCCTTAGACGGGGGACAAACACCGGCCGCCAGAATCTCAAGCAAATCTCACAGGCATGCACGCACACCGCAGGTCGATCCACCACTGTGTCTGTGCGCCGGTATTTCTTAGCGGAAACGCTCTCCAGCGAAGTTCCATCCTCCGTTGTCTTGTTTGCTGCGAGTGCAGATGAATACCACTGCCTATATCAAGCCCCATGCGTACAACCCAAGACAAACTCGTGCACTCTATGCTTTCTGACTGCAACTGCATCTGCACGTCGACGGCGGTCAGCGATCCGCAGGTGACACAACCAGTCCCAGGGGTTTGCGTGTCTCACCTCGGAGTTGTTTGATGGCGTCTCCAATCAACTGGAGGAGATCGGCAAACTGGTGCGCGTAAGTAAATTCCATCAGGAACTCTGCGAAATCTTGTCCTAGGGAATCGCCTACTTTGACTGGAGTGTCGTCGTGAAACAAAGCTGTCGCAACACTGGCGACACTCGCACGCGGcacgacaggaagaagagacgcgagaagagaaaccacCTCAGAAGCGCCTAAGCCTTCGCCGACGGACTTCAACAAATGCAGACTCTCGAGGGGCGGCGCgatggcgaagaagcggagtATTTGCTCGTGAGTGTCCCCAGATCCGTTTCCTGTTCCCGAGGGCGTCGTAGCCGAGGTTCCCGACACTCTGCCGCCGGCTCCGCCGGATGAACGGACGCCTCGGAACTGGCTACGAATCGACGAAGCAAGCTGAACAGCTTCCGTGGACAAGCGCAGAAAGGGTGTCTCTTGTTGCATCTTCTCCCACAGCGTGCGTGCCTCGGTCGCCGGCTCCAGTCTCTCCACCAGTTTCTCCAGCACACTTGCTGGCGTGCAGGGCGCTagctgaagaaggaactCCGAAACCTCTTTGGCAGACAGAATGGGGTGCATCTGGGTGAACAGGACACCTATGGCTTCCCCATCCCCGAAGGCCGTGGAAAGCGTCAGGAGTGTATCCGCTGCGTGCCGTAAATAGCTTTTTATCTCTGCAATCATTGCAACTGAGAGGGGACAACCCGGAGCTGTGCTCAGACGCGCAACGATAGCCTCGAGTTCCCGGATTCGGCTGTCATCTCGGGTTCTGTCTTCGCTCGCTAGAGAGTTCTGGTACTTTGCCTGaagttcctcttctttccgagCAAACTCGCGTGTCAAGCGATTGCGGAGCTCCTCCTGCTGCCTTGTAAACTCCGCTAGGCTCTGTCTCACTCGGCCGTTCGCCTCGGCAACTTTCGCCTACCAACACAGACAATGCAAACACGACAGGACACAGGGTCGTGTGGTGCACCCGCTGCACGAAACAAgtggagggagacacagaggagacaggcagagaaaggccgcGAAAGCTTCGGCACGCCtgagacgaaacggagaggttTCAGCAAACCACCGTGAAAGTCGCCCTCCGGATGGGTTCGCACATGTGCACGGACGGGAGACTCGGGTGAAAGACACATAGAAAAAGAACTGGTGAACAGAGGAATGACGTCAGCTAGAGGGTGTACTCCGAGTGGACGGATGCGCCATCTCCAAAGGTGTCTCGGCGGTGTTGCTTCTGCTCTTTCCAGCTTTCCTATACTGCCCGCTTTGTCGGCTTCTCACCCGAGTTACAGATAGATCCTTCTTAAGCTTTTCGATTTCCCGCGACTTCCGAGTAGCCTCTTCCTCAAAGTGCTTCGCCTCAGCTCTAATCTTCGCTTCAGCATGAGCATGTTCGTCCACCTGGAACTCGAGGTCCTCAACCTGCTTCTCTAAGTCTGCCAGGTGGCCGCCgagcctctccttctctgggTCGTCGTGACTCGTCTTGGCGGCGGCGGAAAGTTGCTTGATCTCCTGTGGAGCGGTGACACAGGAAGGAAACCGGAACTGACACGTATCGCACTCGGCACAGCTACTCAAGCACGCGCAAGCAGACCGTTACGACAAGCATACCGGCAAGCTACCACGACAGTGTCTGAGTGCCCGTccccgcagccgctgcgccgcTCTTGTTCGACCCCCCGTTTTGAGCACTTGCAGCGCGGCTCGGACACGCACCTCTTGAAGTTTGCGGATCGCATCCGCCGAAATTCGACGCTCCCGCTCGAGAGTTTCGCGGGCGCGCTTCAGTTGAGCATTCTCCCTTTGCGCGTCCTGCAAATCAAACTCGAGCTCTGTCGACCTGCGCTTCAGAGATGATAGGGTTTCTAGGTCATTCTGATCCTTCGTGCGCAACATCTCTTGTAGGTGGTCCATCTCGTCTTCGAGGTCTGCCaacgtcttttctttcgcttccagCTGCTTCTGAAAGGAGAATCCAGAACCATGCAAGACACCCGCGCGCACCGATGGACCGTTGGCTGCGCATGGGCGAAAAACAGTCTGATCCCGCGGGCGAGCTCGAGCCCCACCTAGAAAAGGCATTCCCGCCGTTGTCGTCTGCTATGGAAAGTGCCATGGAGGCGACAGGACGCAACCACGGAACACCCACCTCCTCTGTGCCTCTTGCAGCCGGAATGGCGCGTTTCAAGCTCGTTTTTAGGCTCTGCACAGTTTCCAGATACGGTATCCCTCACCAGCTCGATACTCTCAGCGCTGGCCgacctctcgctcttcttgaCCGCGTCCCCGTCCCCGTCGCCTTACCTTTAGTGAGCTGGCGATGTCTCTGTGCTTCATCTCCTGGTTTTTCACcagacgcgccgcctccaAGGACTTTTTCAGGCGCTCGTCCTTCTTGGCGGCTTCGGATTTCCCTTTCTCAAGCTCTTCACGGAGCTCCGCtagcgtcttctctctcgcctctaGCGCTTTTGCGAGTTgcgtcgctttcgcctcgTTTACGGACGCCAACGCCTGCATTTCGATGAGCAGGGCCTCGAGACGCTGTGTGCCGTCAACGGTTCGCCTGCGTTCCTCGACCATGCGCTGCGTCTGTCGCTCTAGGTCCTCATTCACCTTCAAAaggctttctttctcggaCTCCAACGCAGCACTCTTGTCGCGAAATTCCTCCAACTTCACCGACACCGAATCGATTTCGCGTTGCAGATTGGTGACTCGGTCCTGGAGAAGTTGTCGGAAACGGTCCGAGTGGTCCCCACGCAATCCACGCTCCACCTGGAGATCCTGAATCGAGCCTGAACACCAATGAGAAAGACACTTCTCGATAAAATATCTCGCGTAGTCTCAAACAGATACGGATCCAGTTCGCACACGGGCATGTGTACACTTCGCATAAACAGAGAATCCAGTTAGCCTCCACGTGCTGATCTCGAGGCTACCTTTCTACGTACCTACATGGTTATATATGTGGGACCCAGATCACGAATCCCAGAGTACTCTACGTCCACTTGCAAACTAGAGCCTAATGAAGACCGCTACTTGAAACAAAACACgaagcatatatatatatatatatgcaaggGTGTGCACGCGCAGGTGACtctggaaagagaaacgcttgtgcatgcacaatGAGTGGATACGGGAAAGaaggtatatatatatatatatatgggtagAGCGGAAGGCATAAGGACGCCATCACTTTCTGCGAGGGGCAAAGGGTGCGGGACGTTTTCTCCATTTTGCGCTCTTTATGCAACAGCTGAGGTCGACGACAGACGCGCCAGCCTAGTAAGCTGATGGTCCAAACCGCCGCCTGAATGGGAAGCGTTCGccgttgtctcctcgtctATCGTGTGGTCCCTTGAGTCCCCCATGCTTGGTattctcttcgcctcttgcgCTTCCTCGGCCCGCGTTGAACACCTCGTTAatttcgtttctctgtgaCGCGCTAAAAACTTACGTGCAAGCTCCCGTTtgagtgtctcctcttgctGTTTGAATCGGCTTTTGAGCTTCTCGATTTCCTCAAGATGGGCCTTCTTGGCTCCAGCCACGGCCttttcggcgtcttcgcgctgtTGTTGGACCAGCGCTGTATAGTCCTGCGTCGACTTTGCCAGTCGCTCTTTCATCTCCTCGAGTTCGACAGCGTGCCGTTTCTTCAGCTCCTCAATGACCTGTTCACTTCGCTGCCTCTGTTGCTCGATCTTCCCTAGCTGCGCCTGGCTGAGCATGTCGACCTCGGCTGCatgcctcttcttcagctcttCCTTCGCGACAGCCTCTTTCTTCAGCGTCTCTTCACACTCTTTCTTGACGGCTTGGATCGCCGCCCTGAACTTCTCCTCTTGCGCCGCACTCGCCGACTCGAACTCTTGCTTGGCTGCCGAGAGAGCCGTCTCGCTATCTGCTCGGATGGACGCGAGTTCCTGTTCGTGCCTGCGTTTCATGCCGTCAATCGAAAGGGATTTCTGCAGCGTCAGGGCCTTCTTGTTTTGGTCAACCTCTTTCTGAAGCGACTCGCGAAGTTGTGCGAGCTCGCTCTCATGCTGCTTCTTCACGttctccatttcctctcGGAGGGTCTTCTCCAAGGCCGCCTTTTGGGACAGCGTGGTCTCCACCTGTTCATTCGCCTGCCTCAGCATCTCTTGCAACTTTTCATGGCTATCTTCCAGCTCTTTTCTGTATCCATCATCGCGGTTTCGCAACTCGTGCTCGAACCGCTTCTGGAGCTCCGACGTCTCCTCCACCATGCGAGCAAGACTTTGCTTCAgagcgtctttctcctgcagGTGTTTTTGAAgcattctctctcgctcaAAGTGTTGCTTTGCAGTCAGCTCCGACAACTTTGCGTACTTCTCCTCATTCTCTTTCAcagtcttctctgtttcctctcgaatCTTCATCGATTCGTCTTTGGCCTTCTGCAGTCCAGAAATGTATCCCTGGATCGTAGACTcagtctgcctctccttttcccgcaGTTTCTCGAGTTCCGCTTCATACTTCTTTTCGGCTTCTTGTCTACTTTTTTGCTCAGCCACGAGGGCCTCCAGCGCCTTCGTACAGTCCTGCTGAGAATCAGCCAGATCCTTCTCTAACGCAGACACCCGAAGGCGGCTTTCACCCAACTGCTTCTCCGTATCCGCAAGAAGCTTCTGAAGCGAGTCTTTGGCATCTTCCGGCAGGGCTTTGCTGAACTCCCTTCTCAATTCCTGTTCGCTCTCCTGAagctgtctcgtctcctccttcaAGTGTGCGTACGCGGCCTCGAgatccttcttctctgcttccaaCGTCTTCACGCGTGCCTGCTGTTCCTTCCACTTCTCCTCCAAAGCCTGGTAGTTCGCTGCGGCTTCAGAGACTTGAGTCTGTAAGCTTTCCGTCTCACTCGTTATCAGCGTGATAacgtcctctttctccttctgaTCCCGTTCCATCTGCTGTGCAAGCGAAGCCACTTGCGACCGCATCAAGCTCTTCGTTGATTCTTGCTCCTTCCTCAAACCATTAAGTTCAGTCCTCAGCTTCTCAATCTCCTGCTCCGCCGCGCCGGCTGACTGCTCAAGCGAGAAAacctgccgctctctctcttccagttGAAGCCGAAGTTCCTCAGTCCCTTTGTTTCCATTCATTCGAACGACGTCCATCTGTTTCTCAAGCTCGGCCAGGTTCCGCTGCAAAGCTGCaacttcttcttctctcgccttcacgcgctcctccgcctcctccgttTGGTTTTCACACATCACCAATCGGCTCAGGGCGTCATCTTTTGTCCTCTCTGCCGTTTCGAGTTTGcgctgaaaaggaaaaagcacaggacagagaggcaggagcaaAGATGGCGCCGCCTGGCCGGAGAGTGCTGAAGCGGCACGCCGCCGTACCGGCCGtacgagacagcgacagtTGTCGACGTCgccggaggagagacggaaaccgCAAACGAGAAGAACCGGTGCGACCCTGGCTTGTTCGCGCAGGTCCCCACACGCCTGACGTCTGCGACGCCTGGTATCGCAACATGGAGATTCCGCGCAAAAAGGTCACCGACTTCTGAAGCGTTTTGCACAGCGATCGTGAACGCGAACggtctcccccccccccaccccaGGCATTCGCgactgccttttcctctgggACCGGGATACCTCGAGTTCGATAGCAGTTtgtctcgctgcctctccgtcgcgtctcAGTGCGTCAATCGCCTGACCTCGCTCCTCCTCAATGGCCTTGAGTCGCCCCCCCCACTCCTTCTCCAGCGCGTCGTTCTGCTCATtcagcgccttctcggccaTCTCCACCAACTCCCTGTTCTGTTgctccagcgccttcgcgtACGCCTTCTGCTCGGCCACTTGCGTCTCCAAGTAGTCCAGCTGCTCCTTGCTCAGCCCGGCTCCGGCCATTTGCAGAAACGTGACTTGCCCGTGAAGCTCCGTGCACTTCTTCTGAAGCACTTCGTTGACCCTTCGCAAATCTTCCCGCTCCTCCACCTCCTCTCTCGAAAGCAGCAGCGGCGtcggagagggagaccggCCGCGCGCGTCCCAGCCTGCgtgggagggagacaggcaccGCTGCACTCCACCGGCTAAGGCAGGcacgggagacggagacgaggttCGAGGAAGTGGAGACTGCGGTAGCGTCTCGACACCAGGGGAACCGGGCGACAAGGCACGACTGCGCCGACTGGCGTCTGGTGCAAACGGGAACGGCGTTGTCGTCTCCTGAACCAACTGCCGAagctcttctcttcgacgCTGCACACAAAGTGGAAAACAGTTCTGCACTGATGTCGCCTGGCAACCGTCAACTGGAAGCATGCAGGCGCTGGGCTCGACCGTGAACACATCGAAGCAGACGAGGGCGCTACGAGGAAGCGTCGCTACTGCCAGGCCGTCAAAACTGTCGCAGCGACGCATTTCCGCCACCACAGCGGTACACGTACCCCACGCACTTGGAGCCGTTCGCCTCTCGATACGAGACGTACGCAGACTCAGCGGATGCATCGAACTCCGTATACATCTGTAGGTATGTGTccatattatatatatatatatatatataaatatcgACAGATCGCCGAAGGGCCTTCTTGCTACCGGGGACACGGATTGAGTTCGGTTGTCTCAAAATGGGTTCGCGCACGCAGGCGCGTCGCAGCCGCAGCGACAACTCGCAGCTTGCGGCCCGCATTGCGTAGGTGGGTCGAGCTGTGTCGGCACCCACACGCAATTTTCATTTCCACCTCGCACCTCCGGCCCGTAGGGACACTTTGAGGAGCTTTGGAAGAGCGTTTGCGGGAGCGTGTGAGTATGCGAGGCTGGTCGACCACGTTCACGCACACCCTCGAACAGTTACACGCGAAACCGCTTCTGTCCGGAAAACGACCGAACGAacgcgttctctgcctcggcgccgtcCACTTGCGAGACGGTCGTTTCTCACCTCTCTCATGGCCTGGTCCATCGCCTCTGCTTGAAGCCTGGCGACGATCTGTTTCTGCAGGTTTTCTTGTTCTTCAGCTTGGGCTCGCAACAGTTGTTCTTGTTGTCGCAGCAGCCCGAGCTGTCCTTGCTGCTGGCGgaccttctcttcctcttgtctctcaTGCTCG
This region of Neospora caninum Liverpool complete genome, chromosome VI genomic DNA includes:
- a CDS encoding putative viral A-type inclusion protein repeat family, which gives rise to MQPQLLPTEQGEHAEDTSLRASAQETAARNTVVEPHGPSDSSRMPAESSGRSVGVSGLGESWRESRAPESSRPLSTSQRLEGETQNAPLSPVSLYSPTTKPFLVSGTVAPEAERAGETDNEALFQAEPQNGPGEVPFPDVPSSFRRDTENQRVPYFARRLSTVVSERTPLAALVAREGGSPVRLPGPPHIPGTQRTAPAEASPLRRSVLPGKAEGRAAPSASAKLADGRVAQVPARDIDAHREVATRRLAPQPAPWRVDQESEEYPGEPSSGEHRDRAARSQLVSPTAFRGMPPQPLAGQTYPQPCPETAPAFAGVFEPLAGGDRGEQEVLSPRDPQPPAVAAQTQEATPPPTAPSAPSGETVSGKEPRPVETRAAPAASPRPSAQVEISPAETHPDKQFPSSAPPGLLGVPVGFSPFQGPRGCLRAPYVAGEELSPAGTCCGGHRTCLIGPQRASPARRASWWGLSGQDDEPRPLSAYWRERGRRWRYWNATASEEAALRTRPPRGTEQMLAVSSRRPWHAALSPTAGLRGAVHRLENAAGSGSRTASPGMAHVLSPQQPQRPDDRVLALAEARESIHELETVLAEQEVRHCGENMLKEGCIAYQDESIRLLKAQVKQLSEDLECYASSNAFCRKETVSLLRNLRALRGARGERQGSIVGLQILYSKLEAARNRRGATQLPTGDYLLHQVPATPFADQQPRQPLPVDAPSGENCAYPHARAPAETHLSAPSSSPPPPPPSEPADSQGEVFRSPLDAPAQHLCASARLAQEEPYPPRSPEGARVSVATSVTGLPQSAPPPRPEVAEAATEMSEAGFDELLGEREEKRKRAEEERKWLEMEVQVLQQQMEILLEHERQEEEKVRQQQGQLGLLRQQEQLLRAQAEEQENLQKQIVARLQAEAMDQAMRERRREELRQLVQETTTPFPFAPDASRRSRALSPGSPGVETLPQSPLPRTSSPSPVPALAGGVQRCLSPSHAGWDARGRSPSPTPLLLSREEVEEREDLRRVNEVLQKKCTELHGQVTFLQMAGAGLSKEQLDYLETQVAEQKAYAKALEQQNRELVEMAEKALNEQNDALEKEWGGRLKAIEEERGQAIDALRRDGEAARQTAIELERKLETAERTKDDALSRLVMCENQTEEAEERVKAREEEVAALQRNLAELEKQMDVVRMNGNKGTEELRLQLEERERQVFSLEQSAGAAEQEIEKLRTELNGLRKEQESTKSLMRSQVASLAQQMERDQKEKEDVITLITSETESLQTQVSEAAANYQALEEKWKEQQARVKTLEAEKKDLEAAYAHLKEETRQLQESEQELRREFSKALPEDAKDSLQKLLADTEKQLGESRLRVSALEKDLADSQQDCTKALEALVAEQKSRQEAEKKYEAELEKLREKERQTESTIQGYISGLQKAKDESMKIREETEKTVKENEEKYAKLSELTAKQHFERERMLQKHLQEKDALKQSLARMVEETSELQKRFEHELRNRDDGYRKELEDSHEKLQEMLRQANEQVETTLSQKAALEKTLREEMENVKKQHESELAQLRESLQKEVDQNKKALTLQKSLSIDGMKRRHEQELASIRADSETALSAAKQEFESASAAQEEKFRAAIQAVKKECEETLKKEAVAKEELKKRHAAEVDMLSQAQLGKIEQQRQRSEQVIEELKKRHAVELEEMKERLAKSTQDYTALVQQQREDAEKAVAGAKKAHLEEIEKLKSRFKQQEETLKRELARSIQDLQVERGLRGDHSDRFRQLLQDRVTNLQREIDSVSVKLEEFRDKSAALESEKESLLKVNEDLERQTQRMVEERRRTVDGTQRLEALLIEMQALASVNEAKATQLAKALEAREKTLAELREELEKGKSEAAKKDERLKKSLEAARLVKNQEMKHRDIASSLKKQLEAKEKTLADLEDEMDHLQEMLRTKDQNDLETLSSLKRRSTELEFDLQDAQRENAQLKRARETLERERRISADAIRKLQEEIKQLSAAAKTSHDDPEKERLGGHLADLEKQVEDLEFQVDEHAHAEAKIRAEAKHFEEEATRKSREIEKLKKDLSVTRAKVAEANGRVRQSLAEFTRQQEELRNRLTREFARKEEELQAKYQNSLASEDRTRDDSRIRELEAIVARLSTAPGCPLSVAMIAEIKSYLRHAADTLLTLSTAFGDGEAIGVLFTQMHPILSAKEVSEFLLQLAPCTPASVLEKLVERLEPATEARTLWEKMQQETPFLRLSTEAVQLASSIRSQFRGVRSSGGAGGRVSGTSATTPSGTGNGSGDTHEQILRFFAIAPPLESLHLLKSVGEGLGASEVVSLLASLLPVVPRASVASVATALFHDDTPVKVGDSLGQDFAEFLMEFTYAHQFADLLQLIGDAIKQLRAIYASTANLSAATARDTVMPPLGAFGAPDSALPPGLPQCYATPHTPYFPVYQHPAGAGLPPHRADALPAVTFGRNAETVEYSRPPGPRVFNVSAKLSYKLLTQKQAAKKERASARVEEPSQRILSDSSTN